Part of the Shewanella eurypsychrophilus genome is shown below.
AGTCATCGAAACGTCCCTGAAGATGGATATTGACCAGTGGGTTGGCGACAAAGTTAATGCCTGACATCTTCAGTAAACGAAACAGACGAGAGGCGTATGCGCCGTTGTATGAGTGCATAGCTGTGGTGTGACTTGCTGTGACTCTCTCGCCCATCTCAAACTTATGGGCAAGTGCTGCTAGGGTCTCAATAAAACGAGATTGCTCATCATCTATCTCATCACAGTGTACATCGATGAGGCGATCATACTTTTGCGCCAGCTCAAAAACATAATGTAGCGACTCTATGCCATATTCCCGGGTGAATTCAAAATGAGGAATTGCGCCAATCACGTCGGCGCCCAGTTTGACGGCTTCTTCTAACAGTGCCTTACCATTGGGGTAGGAGAGTATGCCTTCCTGAGGAAAGGCGACGATTTGAATATCGACCCAAGCTTTCATCTCCTCTTTCACTTCGAGCATAGCTTTAAGTGCAATAAGCGTAGGATCTGACACATCAACATGAGTACGTACATGTTGAATGCCGTTAGCTATTTGCCATTTTAATGTCTGCTTAGCCCGTGTTTTTACATCTTGAATAGACAAGGTTTTCTTACGTTCTGACCAACGCTCGATACCCTCAAACAAGGTGCCCGATATATTCCAACTGGGCTCCCCGGCTGTTTGCGTGGTATCGAGGTGAACATGAGGCTCGCAAAAAGGGGCGATGGCCATTCCACCTTCACCGTCAATGACCTTAACGGAAGGGTCATATACTGTCATGGCCTCTGACATGGCCGTGAAGGAGGCAAACTCACCATGTTCAATGACGATCTGATGAAGGCCATCTTTCCCTGTGAGCGTCACATTGTTAATCAGCATGGTATTTGTACTATTCATTGGTGATCTCTTTTGTTGAATCTGAAGTTGACGTTAACCGTTTGAGCAGTGAGTCTAAGATGAGATAACTCATGGCGCCGGCTAATACTGCATTTATAGGGACAATACCCGGGAGAAGGTGACCGGCAGCGACACCTATTGCAACACCTAAGATAGCTGCCCAGTTGATATTGGAAAATTTGGCGGTTGAAAAATCTTTGTATTTGTCACGATTCTTTAAGTAATCGGCAATGATTATCCCGCCTATAGGGGGGATTGCTGCAGACAGAAAGGTCAACCATCCCACAAAATTATTATACAACCAAAGTGCACAAAGTGTACCTATTATGCCGTTGAGTATAGACAGGTACTTGCTGGGCAGCCCGGTGATATTCGAAAATCCCAGCCCCGAGGCATAGAGGGCATTATCGTTAGTGGTCCAAATGTTTAAACCCAAAATGACAATCGCTGGGATGAGTAGACCTTGGGCTATCATCACCTCAGAAATATCAGACTGACCAGTGGCCGCAGCGCCTGCTGCGCCGAAGATAAACATCAGAGAGTTACCAATAAAAAAGGCTGTCATCGTGATAAATACAGCCCCCATAGGCTTCTTACCGAAACGGACGAAGTCGGCGGTGAGGGTCCCCGCAGAGATAAATGAGCCAACCACAAGCACTAAAGCGGTTGAGAAGGCCATCGGCTCCTTAGGAATAAGACTATTTAACCCCTCCAGTCCACCGATACTCTCAATGGCAGTCAAGGCTGAGAAACCACCAAATAGGGCGATAGCGGGTACTGCTATGGCGGATAGCACCATCAAGGCGGCAATGCCGAAGTAAACCGTGGCCGTCATCATAAGACCTGAGATGATGATCAGTACGTTGGTATCTATACCCGTAGCTTTATGAACTGGAATAGCGAACATGGCGACTCCAACGCCAAACCAACCGACTTGTGTGCCGCCTAGCAGTAATGAAGGTAGCCACGAGCCCTTAATGCCAAAAGAGTAACGGGCCAGTAGATGGGTAGATAGTCCGGTTTTAGCCCCTATATACCCTAAACAAGATGTATAAATGCCGAGGATGAGGTTACCTAGTAGCACTGCCAGCAGAAAATCATTAAAGGAGAGTCCGGTGCCTAAGGTACCGCCAGTCCACATGCTGGCCGAAAAGAAGGTCAGTCCCAGCATCACCATGGTTAGCGAGAGCATCCCCTTTCTTGCCGATATTGGCACTGGCCCTAAGCTGTAATTATTATCGTTTGCCACTTTTCCCCCGAAAATATTCTGACTAAAGTTTATTGAATTGAAACTCGTTTGTTAATCGGCAAAAAGGGATCTTCATCACCATGATACAGACAAACGGCGCGTATTCTATGAGCTCTCGCTAAGGTGTCAACCGCTCTCTGCAGTATTTATGCATAATGACTTTATAGCTGACAAGATATCATTTAACTTCAAGGTGTTGAGATTGTTTTCTGAGGAGAATTTATAATTCACACAATAGTATTTTGGGTATATTGTTAACTAAAATAACGCTTTGTGTTGGCATGTATGCAAGTTAACAGGGAAAATACCAATCGGAATAAATGCAGGTTAAGTATTTCATCCAGTATTGCGCTGATTACTCATTCAATTGATTGAACATCCGCTAATAAGGCAAATAAAATTAAGTTGGCGGTTATTTATTAGACATATAGCGTTAATTTTCCGTACCAATAAGAATCGTTACTTGCTAGGATCGCTTTTTTGCTCTGAGTAATGGGATCTGACTTGAGTTCGCAACAACACCCGCTATCTAACAGTTATTTAAAACAGTGTTATCAGTCCGATGCTTCAAGGATCAAGCGTCGTCTCTTTAGACTCAATAAAGAGGTCGATTCGGATAAGAAGCGAGCGGATCTTGATAAGCTCGAGGCTCAGGCTGTTGCAGCATTCGAAAAAGTTGAGCGACGCCGACAAGCCCGTCCAGAGATCACCTATCCTGAAAGCTTACCAATATCCCAGAAGCGGGATGAGATTGCTCGAGCGATTGCTGGCAATCAGGTCGTTATTATCGCTGGGGAAACGGGCTCGGGTAAGACGACTCAGTTACCAAAAATCTGTTTAGAATTAGGCTTAGGTTGTCGCGGGTTAATTGGCCATACTCAACCCCGGCGTCTTGCGGCGCGAAGCGTTGCCAGCCGGGTTGCCGATGAGCTTAATAGCCCGCTCGGTGAGGTGGTAGGCTTTAAAGTTCGATTTGCCGATGCCATCAACCAAAACTCATATATTAAGTTGATGACAGACGGTATTTTACTGGCTGAACTCACTAACGATAAGCTTCTCGAACAATATGACACCATCATTATCGATGAGGCTCATGAGCGAAGCCTAAATATCGATTTTATCTTGGGTTATCTCAAGAATGTGTTGAAGAAGCGCCCAGATCTTAAGGTGATCATCACCTCGGCCACTATCGATCTGGAGAAGTTCTCTAAACATTTTAACGATGCACCGGTTATTGAGGTCTCAGGCCGTACTTATCCGGTGGAGACTCGCTATCGTCCTTTGGTGCGGGACGAAGGTGAAGATCTTGATCTCACCGAGGGCATATTCGAAGCGGTGGATGAACTGGTTGCCGAAGGGCCAGGCGATATTTTGATCTTTATGAACGGTGAGCGTGAGATCCGCGATGTAGCGGATCAACTCAACCGTCGTCAATACCGCGACACCGAGATTTTACCACTCTATGCCCGCCTGTCATATGGTGAGCAGTCTAAGGTATTTAAGAGTCATATTGGCCGCCGAATAGTGCTGGCCACTAACGTTGCAGAGACATCTCTGACGGTTCCCGGCATTCGTTACGTTATCGATCCCGGTACTGCGAGAATTAGCCGTTATAGTTACCGAACTAAAGTTCAACGTCTGCCTATCGAGCCTATCTCACAAGCCAGTGCCAACCAGCGTCAAGGACGTTGTGGCCGTGTTGCTGCGGGTATTTGTATCCGTTTATTTGCCGATGATGATTTCAATAACAGGCCCGAGTTTACCGATCCTGAGATCTTAAGGACTAACCTTGCCTCGGTTATCTTGAAAATGCTGTCAGTGGGCCTTGGCGACATAGAAGCATTTCCTTTCCTTCAATCGCCGGATCCCCGTTATATCCGTGATGGATTCCTGTTACTGGAAGAGTTAGAAGCGGTTAAACAATCACAAGGTCGCTTATCCTTGACGACATTGGGCAAGCAGCTTGCACATATTCCCGTGGATCCACGTCTGGCTCGTATGGTTATCGCCGCGAATGGTAATGGCTGTCTTCATGAAGCCTTGGTCATCACCTCTGCCTTGTCTATACAAGATCCCAGAGAGCGCCCCATGGACAAGAAACAGGCGGCGGATGAGGTGCACAAGAAGCACAGCGACAAGGACTCAGATTTTGTCTCATTCGTTAATCTGTGGGATCACCTAAAACTTCAACAGAAGTCCCTTTCCAGTAGTCAGTTCAGAAAGCAGTGTAAGAAAGAGTTTCTTGCCTACTTGAGGGTGCGTGAGTGGCAAGATCTCTATGCCCAGATGCGACAAGCCGTGCATGATTTGAAATGGCGTCTCAACAGCGAAGCTGCCGATTATGAACTGCTGCACAAGTCTCTGCTCACAGGTCTGTTGAGTCATGTGGGTTTCAAAGATAAAGACAACGAGTACCTCGGCGCACGTAATCGTAAATTCTTCGTATTTCCAGGATCGCCTCTGGCACGAAAAGGCCCTAAATGGATCATGGCCGCTGAGCTCACCGAGACCTCACGCCTGTTTGCACGATGTTGTGCAAAAATTCAACCTGAATGGATTGAGCCCTTGGCAGGCCATCTGGTTAAGAAAAACTATCTTGAGCCCCACTTTGAGGCGAAACAGGGCAGTGTGGTGGCCCTTGAAAATCAAATCCTCTATGGACTGACGATTGTTAACCGCCGTAAGACACAATACGGCCCTGTCAATCCACTGGAAG
Proteins encoded:
- the hrpA gene encoding ATP-dependent RNA helicase HrpA, producing the protein MGSDLSSQQHPLSNSYLKQCYQSDASRIKRRLFRLNKEVDSDKKRADLDKLEAQAVAAFEKVERRRQARPEITYPESLPISQKRDEIARAIAGNQVVIIAGETGSGKTTQLPKICLELGLGCRGLIGHTQPRRLAARSVASRVADELNSPLGEVVGFKVRFADAINQNSYIKLMTDGILLAELTNDKLLEQYDTIIIDEAHERSLNIDFILGYLKNVLKKRPDLKVIITSATIDLEKFSKHFNDAPVIEVSGRTYPVETRYRPLVRDEGEDLDLTEGIFEAVDELVAEGPGDILIFMNGEREIRDVADQLNRRQYRDTEILPLYARLSYGEQSKVFKSHIGRRIVLATNVAETSLTVPGIRYVIDPGTARISRYSYRTKVQRLPIEPISQASANQRQGRCGRVAAGICIRLFADDDFNNRPEFTDPEILRTNLASVILKMLSVGLGDIEAFPFLQSPDPRYIRDGFLLLEELEAVKQSQGRLSLTTLGKQLAHIPVDPRLARMVIAANGNGCLHEALVITSALSIQDPRERPMDKKQAADEVHKKHSDKDSDFVSFVNLWDHLKLQQKSLSSSQFRKQCKKEFLAYLRVREWQDLYAQMRQAVHDLKWRLNSEAADYELLHKSLLTGLLSHVGFKDKDNEYLGARNRKFFVFPGSPLARKGPKWIMAAELTETSRLFARCCAKIQPEWIEPLAGHLVKKNYLEPHFEAKQGSVVALENQILYGLTIVNRRKTQYGPVNPLEAREIFIRSALADGELRTNEAFFIKNRDLLKEVEDLEHKSRRRDILVDEQALVDFYEPRIPEGIYNAPKFFSWWKLERKKTPELLDFEREQLMQRGDSHISALDFPDFWHQGNLKLSLSYHFEPSAEDDGVAVHIPVALLNQIEDVDFDWQVPGLREEKCIALIRSLPKSLRRNFVPAPDYANACMQAMKPFEMSFIDAMCKQLLRMSGVRVSIDDFDLSQLSKHLLMNFKVEDDSGKLVAQSRDIEQLKASLQGHVTQAIRKVADSGIEKTELTQWSFGDLPKAFKQKKGNFEVKAFPALVDDKSSVSIKLFDDENEAVRSHQLGLQRLLLINIPSPVKHLQKTLPNKAKLAMYFNPFGQIQILLDDILSAAVQQLLDEKGLDVRCESDFEQAKDWVRQELNPTAAKIALRVEEILTLYQKVKKRLKGKISLDIAFAMSDIQTQLDKLVFRGFVEACGWKRLPDMVRYLKAIDNRLDKLPVDPNRDRLHMLSIANVQKELDGQLAKVPRSAAIPESLLEARWMIEEYRVSCFAQVLGTAYPISEKRVLNKIEQN
- the codB gene encoding cytosine permease; the encoded protein is MANDNNYSLGPVPISARKGMLSLTMVMLGLTFFSASMWTGGTLGTGLSFNDFLLAVLLGNLILGIYTSCLGYIGAKTGLSTHLLARYSFGIKGSWLPSLLLGGTQVGWFGVGVAMFAIPVHKATGIDTNVLIIISGLMMTATVYFGIAALMVLSAIAVPAIALFGGFSALTAIESIGGLEGLNSLIPKEPMAFSTALVLVVGSFISAGTLTADFVRFGKKPMGAVFITMTAFFIGNSLMFIFGAAGAAATGQSDISEVMIAQGLLIPAIVILGLNIWTTNDNALYASGLGFSNITGLPSKYLSILNGIIGTLCALWLYNNFVGWLTFLSAAIPPIGGIIIADYLKNRDKYKDFSTAKFSNINWAAILGVAIGVAAGHLLPGIVPINAVLAGAMSYLILDSLLKRLTSTSDSTKEITNE
- a CDS encoding cytosine deaminase produces the protein MNSTNTMLINNVTLTGKDGLHQIVIEHGEFASFTAMSEAMTVYDPSVKVIDGEGGMAIAPFCEPHVHLDTTQTAGEPSWNISGTLFEGIERWSERKKTLSIQDVKTRAKQTLKWQIANGIQHVRTHVDVSDPTLIALKAMLEVKEEMKAWVDIQIVAFPQEGILSYPNGKALLEEAVKLGADVIGAIPHFEFTREYGIESLHYVFELAQKYDRLIDVHCDEIDDEQSRFIETLAALAHKFEMGERVTASHTTAMHSYNGAYASRLFRLLKMSGINFVANPLVNIHLQGRFDDYPKRRGITRVKEMMAADINVCFGHDDIFDPWYPLGTANMLQVLHMGLHICQIMGYEQINQSLELISNNSARTMNIESSYGLEEGKPGSLLILPADNGFDAVRRQVPVQYSIRHGKLLSQTQLATTEIHLAETEAVTFKR